The following are from one region of the Corylus avellana chromosome ca1, CavTom2PMs-1.0 genome:
- the LOC132178494 gene encoding germin-like protein subfamily 3 member 2 codes for MSQKLKLLLVVTLFHSHVAYASDPDPVQDFCIALKDSASGNPSCKNPSTVTVEDFTFKGIKFPGNYNRTGISIMLVNSNVFPGLNTLGMSFVRADLAVGGVNVPHCHPRATETLFVMEGRIYAGFVDSNNKVYAKVMEKGEVIVFPRGLAHFQMNVGNTPASFVGSFNSQNPGSQRIPAAIFGSGIEEALLEKAFGLDANEIAKLRKRFLIPL; via the coding sequence ATGTCGCAAAAACTGAAACTTTTGTTAGTTGTTACTCTGTTCCACAGCCATGTCGCCTATGCTTCTGACCCAGATCCAGTCCAAGACTTCTGCATAGCATTGAAAGACTCTGCAAGCGGAAACCCGTCATGCAAGAACCCATCAACTGTCACGGTGGAAGATTTCACTTTCAAGGGCATAAAATTTCCCGGAAACTACAACCGAACAGGCATTTCAATTATGCTGGTGAACTCAAATGTCTTTCCAGGTTTAAACACGCTTGGCATGTCATTTGTGCGAGCAGACTTGGCTGTTGGCGGCGTCAACGTGCCGCATTGCCATCCGCGAGCGACCGAGACTTTATTTGTGATGGAGGGAAGGATTTATGCGGGATTTGTCGATTCGAATAACAAGGTTTATGCAAAAGTGATGGAAAAAGGAGAGGTTATAGTTTTCCCAAGAGGTCTTGCACACTTCCAAATGAATGTTGGAAATACACCGGCGAGTTTTGTGGGGAGTTTCAACAGCCAAAACCCGGGATCGCAGAGAATCCCAGCTGCAATTTTTGGATCTGGAATCGAAGAAGCGCTTTTGGAGAAGGCTTTTGGATTGGATGCTAACGAGATCGCTAAGTTGAGGAAGAGATTTCTAATTCCCCTCTGA
- the LOC132167390 gene encoding (+)-cis,trans-nepetalactol synthase NEPS1-like yields the protein MTDDSSAVRYNGLQGKVAIVTGGASGIGEATARLFAQHGTRMVVIADIQDQLGQQVATSIGIDKCNYIHCDVADEHQVKSMVESTVQKHGQLDIMFSNAGILSPSDQIVHELDFSQFDRLFAINVRGMALCVKHAARAMVEGRVRGSIVCTGSVAASHGGKMRTDYCMSKHAVLGLVRSASVQLGVHGIRVNCVSPNALATPLTTHKLGKSVEEIEKVYETFARLKGSVLNVKDVADAVLFLACNEFVSGHDLLVDGSFAG from the coding sequence ATGACGGACGACTCCTCTGCAGTGCGCTACAACGGTCTTCAGGGAAAAGTAGCCATAGTAACCGGCGGTGCAAGTGGCATCGGCGAGGCCACGGCACGCCTTTTTGCCCAACACGGCACACGCATGGTCGTGATCGCCGATATCCAAGACCAACTGGGTCAACAAGTAGCAACATCCATCGGCATAGACAAGTGCAACTACATCCACTGTGATGTTGCTGACGAACACCAAGTCAAATCCATGGTGGAATCAACCGTCCAGAAACACGGCCAGCTCGACATCATGTTCAGCAACGCTGGGATTCTAAGTCCCTCCGATCAGATTGTCCACGAGCTTGACTTTTCGCAGTTTGACCGGCTGTTTGCAATCAACGTGCGTGGCATGGCCTTGTGCGTGAAACACGCGGCGCGTGCGATGGTCGAAGGGCGCGTGAGGGGGAGCATCGTGTGCACGGGGAGCGTGGCCGCTAGCCACGGCGGGAAGATGCGAACCGATTACTGCATGTCGAAGCACGCAGTGCTGGGCCTGGTTCGATCGGCTAGCGTGCAGCTTGGGGTGCACGGGATTAGAGTGAACTGCGTGTCACCGAATGCCCTGGCGACGCCGTTGACGACCCACAAGCTAGGGAAGAGCGTGGAGGAGATTGAGAAGGTGTATGAGACATTCGCGAGGCTGAAAGGGTCTGTGCTGAACGTTAAGGATGTGGCGGATGCTGTGCTCTTCCTTGCTTGTAATGAGTTTGTGTCTGGACATGATCTGTTGGTGGATGGTAGCTTCGCGGGGTAG
- the LOC132182841 gene encoding ACT domain-containing protein ACR12, translating into MALANTAFFASSFSLLRSRVSGLDFAPQLSPCESLKIFPLRHDCTEPVLIFSRKKNILHASTDGLNAVDSTSLKSDQDADYVPMPMVLIDQDSDSDATIVQLSFGDRLGALIDTMKALKDLGLDVSKGTVSTEGSVKQTKFFITRLDTGRKVEDPDMLERIRLTIINNLLKYHPESSVQLAMGEAFGIIAPEKKLDVDIATHIQVKEDGPKRSLLYIETADRPGLLVEIIKVIADINIDVESAEIDTEGLVAKDKFHVSYKGTALNSSLSQVLVNCLRYYLRRPETDVDSY; encoded by the exons ATGGCTCTCGCAAACACCGCCTTCTTCGCCTCTTCCTTTTCCCTCCTTCGATCTAGGGTTTCGGGTCTCGATTTCGCTCCACAGCTCTCTCCGTGCGAGTCACTCAAGATTTTCCCACTCCGCCACGACTGCACTGAGCCTGTACTCATTTTCTCGAGGAAAAA gaatattttgcatgcatctACTGATGGTTTGAATGCAGTTGATTCAACCTCATTG AAGTCTGATCAAGATGCTGATTATGTCCCTATGCCAATGGTTTTAATCGATCAAGATTCAGATTCTGATGCAACAATTGTACAGCTCAGCTTTGGAGATCGCCTGGGAGCTCTTATTGACACG ATGAAAGCACTGAAAGATTTGGGACTGGATGTGTCAAAGGGAACTGTTTCCACTGAGGGATCAGTAAAACAAACAAAGTTTTTCATTACACGATT AGACACTGGGCGCAAAGTTGAAGATCCTGAtatgttggagagaattcgacTTACCATCATTAACAATCTGTTGAAGTATCATCCA GAATCTAGTGTGCAACTTGCTATGGGTGAGGCTTTTGGAATAATAGCTCCAGAAAAGAAG CTTGATGTTGATATTGCAACTCATATACAAGTCAAGGAAGATGGACCTAAGAGGAG CTTACTTTATATAGAGACAGCAGATAGACCTGGATTACTGGTAGAAATCATCAAAGTTATTGCTGATATCAACATTGATGTGGAATCAGCAGAGATTGATACTGaa GGACTGGTAGCCAAAGACAAGTTTCATGTCAGCTACAAAGGGACAGCATTAAACAGTTCCCTGTCTCAG GTGTTGGTGAATTGTCTACGCTATTATCTCCGAAGGCCGGAAACAGATGTAGATAGTTACTAA
- the LOC132167386 gene encoding germin-like protein subfamily 3 member 2, with product MLQKLKILLFVTLFHTHVAFASDPDPLQDFCIAFKDSASGNPSCKNSSAVSVEDFTFSGIKFPGNYSQTGFSASPVNSNVFPGLNTLGMSFVRADFDVGGVNVPHSHPRATETAFVIEGRIYSGFVDTNNRVYAKVIEKGEVMVFPRGLVHFQMNVGDTEASILGSFNSQNPGLQRIPAAIFGSGIEEALLEKAFGLNAKEIAKLRKRFLPH from the coding sequence ATGTTGCAGAAGctgaaaattttgttatttgttactttgtTCCATACCCACGTCGCCTTTGCTTCTGACCCAGATCCACTCCAAGACTTCTGCATAGCCTTCAAAGACTCTGCAAGCGGAAACCCATCATGCAAGAACTCATCAGCTGTCTCGGTGGAAGATTTCACTTTCTCGGGCATAAAATTTCCTGGAAACTACAGCCAAACAGGCTTTTCCGCCTCGCCGGTGAACTCAAATGTCTTTCCGGGTTTAAACACGCTTGGCATGTCATTTGTGCGAGCAGACTTTGATGTCGGTGGCGTCAACGTGCCGCATTCCCATCCGAGAGCAACGGAGACTGCATTTGTGATCGAGGGAAGGATTTATTCGGGATTTGTCGATACGAATAACAGGGTTTATGCAAAAGTGATCGAAAAAGGAGAGGTTATGGTGTTTCCAAGAGGTCTTGTACACTTCCAAATGAATGTTGGGGATACAGAAGCGAGTATTTTGGGGAGTTTCAACAGCCAAAATCCGGGTCTGCAGAGAATCCCAGCTGCCATTTTTGGATCTGGAATCGAAGAAGCGCTTTTGGAGAAGGCTTTTGGATTGAATGCTAAGGAGATCGCCAAACTGAGGAAGAGGTTTCTTCCCCACTGA